In Paenibacillus sp. J23TS9, a single genomic region encodes these proteins:
- a CDS encoding AAA family ATPase, producing the protein MHFFVSDNGWLPDDVGDRFPCIVLVTDNWDDMFIAETLFHAKYYQRNGEFTVLGDIKIMTTKGGVTRRHLDRYFTQLDETYCALGQDVKFYKKIRETIPAVEQNDIFNALRDAAINSDVAEQFKRNNLFRSSLLRFSDAVKAYKEAAEIFNNQTIEKVLKFNFSCLLKNASNKHVINLDFESSNLPYRINALVGKNATGKTKVLRELSAKMSGLLQPNEDSFIPERPSFSKVIVVSFSAYDDFYKPFDEKEDLGNIFFSYVYCGLKTKDGLLELQGIERNFYESFSRVAFRGYTDKWYDLMLEFFNKDDISLIQEIAEAKANGKDVQYSIDSLLSSGQKVILLSITNIIEHIENDSILFIDEPEIHLHPNAIGKYMKMLYATLEKFNAYAVIATHSPLIIQEIPSRYINVFYRSENSTYINKPYIETFGESISVITSDLFEVREHESNYKTWLSDQINDGKTKGNIMALFVNGLSFNALTYLNNVVRVQREEE; encoded by the coding sequence ATGCATTTTTTTGTAAGTGATAATGGATGGCTTCCAGATGATGTAGGAGATCGCTTTCCTTGTATTGTATTAGTAACTGATAATTGGGACGATATGTTTATAGCAGAAACTCTATTCCATGCAAAGTATTATCAGAGAAATGGTGAGTTTACTGTGTTAGGTGATATAAAAATTATGACAACTAAGGGCGGGGTTACAAGAAGACATTTAGATAGATATTTTACTCAACTTGATGAAACTTACTGCGCCCTTGGTCAAGATGTAAAGTTTTATAAAAAAATACGTGAAACGATACCAGCGGTAGAACAAAATGATATTTTTAATGCTTTACGTGATGCAGCCATCAATTCAGATGTAGCTGAACAATTTAAGAGGAATAATTTATTTAGATCATCCTTATTAAGATTTAGCGATGCAGTTAAAGCATATAAAGAGGCTGCAGAAATTTTTAACAACCAAACAATCGAGAAGGTTTTAAAATTTAATTTTAGCTGTCTATTAAAGAATGCTTCTAATAAGCATGTAATTAATTTAGACTTTGAATCATCTAACCTTCCTTATCGCATTAATGCTTTAGTTGGGAAAAATGCTACAGGTAAAACTAAAGTATTAAGAGAATTAAGTGCAAAAATGAGTGGTTTACTACAACCTAATGAAGATTCATTTATCCCAGAGAGACCTTCATTCAGTAAAGTAATTGTTGTATCCTTTAGCGCATATGATGACTTTTATAAACCATTTGACGAAAAAGAAGATCTTGGAAACATATTTTTTAGTTATGTATATTGTGGATTAAAAACCAAAGATGGTCTGTTAGAATTACAAGGTATTGAGCGTAACTTTTACGAAAGCTTTTCACGTGTTGCTTTTAGAGGGTATACAGATAAATGGTATGATCTGATGCTTGAGTTCTTTAATAAAGATGATATTTCACTAATTCAGGAAATTGCAGAAGCTAAAGCTAATGGTAAAGATGTTCAGTATAGTATAGACTCTCTTTTAAGTTCTGGACAGAAAGTAATATTGCTTAGTATAACCAATATTATTGAACATATTGAAAATGATTCAATTTTATTTATTGATGAACCTGAAATCCACCTTCATCCAAATGCAATTGGAAAATATATGAAAATGTTATACGCAACTCTAGAGAAGTTTAATGCATATGCGGTTATTGCTACTCACTCCCCATTAATAATTCAAGAAATACCTTCAAGATATATAAATGTATTTTACCGTAGTGAAAATTCAACATATATCAATAAGCCTTACATAGAAACCTTCGGTGAAAGTATTAGTGTTATCACAAGTGATCTATTTGAAGTAAGAGAACATGAGAGCAATTATAAGACTTGGCTTAGTGATCAAATCAATGATGGAAAAACTAAAGGAAATATTATGGCATTGTTTGTAAATGGACTAAGCTTTAATGCACTCACATATCTAAACAATGTTGTTCGTGTACAAAGAGAGGAGGAGTAG
- a CDS encoding HNH endonuclease produces the protein MKKLVPPRLDAMDIYSTLKNNVNRVNTLDKYDRLCTLEGTVFQRYDDYLATTNNLELLSISTITDENDKVALESCYSRNPNGYFEGRVVTQIIEIQTPQHKNNCPYCGLDSPRTIDHYLPISDFPEYSVFPPNLIPCCSYCNSKKNDRWLGVDGQRLFINMYYDNIDNLQKYLFCNTRFDNERTDEYYFAPLITFAIQNTGVIPIETYRVIESHYTKLDLTKQFSKKIEEQISVIMDKVYHGARIEVIQESLNDDYDNHIRMYGRNFWRTSFLEEIKGNALFFDRVKEPEFRDYFHLKHIVK, from the coding sequence ATGAAGAAGCTAGTACCTCCTAGATTAGATGCGATGGATATATATTCAACCTTAAAGAATAATGTAAATAGAGTTAATACATTGGATAAATATGATAGACTATGTACTTTAGAAGGAACAGTTTTTCAACGGTATGATGACTATTTAGCGACGACAAATAATTTAGAGCTACTAAGTATCAGTACAATTACAGATGAGAACGATAAAGTGGCATTGGAAAGCTGTTATTCAAGAAATCCGAACGGATATTTTGAAGGAAGGGTAGTAACTCAAATAATAGAAATCCAGACTCCGCAGCACAAAAATAATTGTCCGTACTGTGGTCTTGATTCTCCGAGAACTATTGATCATTATCTACCAATAAGTGATTTTCCTGAGTATTCAGTATTTCCACCCAATCTTATTCCCTGTTGTTCATATTGTAATAGTAAAAAAAATGACCGCTGGTTAGGTGTAGATGGTCAGAGGTTATTCATTAATATGTACTATGATAATATTGACAATTTACAGAAGTATCTTTTTTGTAATACTCGCTTTGATAATGAAAGGACGGATGAATATTATTTTGCACCTCTAATAACTTTTGCTATTCAAAATACTGGAGTAATCCCAATTGAGACTTATCGAGTTATTGAAAGCCATTACACCAAACTCGATCTTACAAAACAATTTAGTAAGAAGATCGAAGAACAAATTTCTGTGATTATGGATAAGGTTTATCATGGCGCTAGAATTGAAGTGATTCAAGAGTCATTAAACGATGACTATGATAACCACATTAGAATGTATGGTAGGAATTTTTGGAGAACATCATTTTTAGAGGAGATTAAAGGTAATGCTCTATTTTTTGATAGAGTTAAAGAACCTGAATTTAGAGATTATTTTCATTTGAAACATATTGTAAAGTAA
- a CDS encoding RNA polymerase sigma factor, producing the protein MIQRGNVIKRYLIRIGARPPDAEEIVQDTLMQGIEHVEAIDPVKFTSWLFKVATHKYYDLYRKEARRGKTISIESVSLQDEHSPENEYLRQEKSLEIRALLNLIPHKYKQLLILKYEMGLSYEEIGILMNVKSERIKTELYRARKTFKKIYEGECGYEP; encoded by the coding sequence TTGATCCAAAGGGGAAATGTCATCAAGCGTTATTTAATCCGGATCGGCGCACGTCCGCCGGATGCTGAAGAAATCGTACAAGATACCCTGATGCAGGGGATCGAGCATGTGGAAGCAATCGATCCGGTCAAATTCACGTCCTGGCTTTTTAAGGTGGCCACCCATAAATACTATGATCTATACAGGAAAGAAGCAAGAAGAGGAAAGACGATTTCGATCGAATCGGTGTCCCTGCAGGATGAACATTCCCCGGAAAACGAGTATTTAAGGCAGGAGAAGAGTCTGGAGATCAGGGCGCTTCTGAATCTAATTCCGCATAAATACAAGCAGCTGCTCATTTTGAAGTACGAAATGGGTTTGTCTTACGAGGAAATCGGCATTTTGATGAATGTGAAGTCCGAGCGGATTAAGACGGAATTATATCGGGCACGAAAAACGTTCAAAAAGATCTATGAAGGAGAATGCGGATATGAACCATGA
- a CDS encoding anti sigma factor C-terminal domain-containing protein: MNHDFSDELDELGKLGKLGESEEKDFHRLLKKTKRKTMLRNVIISVICAVLVVLGLLIANRVLLSRSLNAAYNDMYHYKQISDPNVNLGNIQSVDGIWSGTAEFQAYKIIEGIPLPWSEKKIQYNVLNHFSLYNGGYSPLSVTDPKMVEQGMNFARSYNMQNGQRELLFYHPAVQYTKMLKEVTELGQIDPKKRVELSISFDRSYTSKEIRAMLPAGVHARWFWVDTYSADYVKYLGNVPYLPISGSNVFGYSAYADQEDKFENNEEKFIAFIHAGLKLKGNYDFEYHQIFDKLRGSKAEPTKDDVHNIGVVVTGSPESLQALQTKSYVRAAVLGAIVDKY, from the coding sequence ATGAACCATGACTTTTCAGATGAATTGGATGAGCTTGGAAAGCTCGGAAAGCTCGGAGAGAGTGAAGAGAAGGATTTTCACAGGCTGCTGAAAAAAACGAAAAGAAAAACAATGCTGCGGAACGTTATCATTTCAGTCATATGCGCGGTCTTGGTTGTGCTGGGCTTGCTCATCGCAAACCGGGTACTGTTATCCCGCAGCCTGAATGCCGCTTATAACGACATGTACCATTACAAACAAATTTCGGATCCTAATGTGAATCTCGGCAACATTCAATCCGTGGACGGCATCTGGAGCGGAACGGCAGAATTCCAAGCCTATAAAATCATCGAAGGTATTCCGCTTCCTTGGTCGGAGAAGAAGATACAATACAATGTTCTTAACCATTTTTCATTGTATAATGGCGGGTACTCTCCACTGAGCGTAACGGATCCGAAGATGGTAGAGCAGGGCATGAATTTCGCTAGATCCTATAACATGCAAAATGGACAAAGAGAGCTGTTGTTCTATCATCCGGCGGTTCAATATACCAAAATGCTGAAAGAGGTCACCGAGCTGGGACAGATTGACCCGAAAAAAAGAGTAGAGCTATCCATCTCTTTCGACCGAAGCTACACTTCCAAAGAAATCCGTGCCATGCTTCCTGCTGGTGTCCATGCCAGATGGTTCTGGGTCGATACGTATTCTGCCGATTATGTGAAGTATTTAGGAAATGTTCCTTATCTTCCGATATCCGGCAGCAATGTGTTCGGCTATTCTGCCTATGCCGATCAGGAGGACAAGTTTGAGAACAATGAGGAAAAGTTCATTGCGTTCATCCATGCCGGTCTCAAGTTAAAAGGGAATTACGACTTTGAATATCACCAGATTTTCGATAAATTAAGAGGCAGCAAAGCCGAGCCGACAAAAGACGATGTGCATAACATTGGTGTTGTCGTTACGGGAAGCCCCGAATCATTGCAAGCTTTACAGACGAAGAGTTATGTTCGTGCAGCCGTATTGGGAGCCATTGTTGATAAGTATTGA
- a CDS encoding metallophosphoesterase: MSRVFVISDHHFGHQKIIDFESRPFQNAEEMDEYMINQWNTVVSGEDKVFHLGDFSFYNKEKTRTIVDRLNGNKFLILGNHDRGRSKAWWLDAGFNEVSEYPIVFQSFFILSHEPMYMNKHMPYVNIHGHIHSQKYEGQHYFNASVELWDYKPVSFEEIKSSLVANEEQ; the protein is encoded by the coding sequence ATGAGCCGTGTATTTGTGATTTCAGACCATCATTTTGGTCATCAGAAAATTATCGATTTTGAATCCAGACCATTCCAAAATGCCGAAGAGATGGACGAGTATATGATTAATCAGTGGAATACCGTTGTATCCGGAGAGGACAAGGTATTTCATCTCGGCGATTTTTCATTTTATAATAAAGAAAAGACGCGGACTATTGTGGACAGATTAAACGGGAATAAGTTTCTGATTCTGGGCAACCACGACCGTGGACGAAGCAAGGCATGGTGGCTGGATGCCGGTTTTAATGAAGTAAGTGAATATCCGATTGTGTTCCAGTCTTTTTTCATTTTATCCCATGAACCGATGTATATGAATAAACATATGCCCTACGTGAATATTCACGGACATATTCATAGTCAGAAATACGAGGGACAGCATTATTTCAATGCCAGTGTGGAGCTATGGGACTATAAACCTGTTTCTTTTGAAGAGATCAAGAGCAGCTTGGTCGCAAACGAGGAGCAGTAA
- a CDS encoding stalk domain-containing protein: MTFKKWMIAASAAAVVLLSGTSIMALAKANPIKIMLNGTELVTAKAAQKVDGIVMLPLKELGQLFGKKVSYDEKSNTVSVDNISGVTIGESEDKTVHITGNETETGTFDQLQIQTPVFSRSIPGYNVTNPSYAPFIATQDLDGDGKKEIVIILTTGYGTGVYQSNVLVYTAEGDLIPVEDANTVFLKQFSGNYTAKGLEITLQANHYTIPSELLMTEKEYLGDKPGIGGIMRYTVEDGVLTATTAVQVSPAEFVGDIHLKYSFKNGLFQAENATFELYPEYRS; the protein is encoded by the coding sequence TTGACTTTTAAAAAATGGATGATCGCTGCTTCGGCGGCCGCTGTCGTTTTGTTATCCGGTACATCAATTATGGCCTTGGCAAAGGCCAATCCTATAAAAATCATGCTGAATGGCACTGAGCTTGTAACTGCGAAAGCAGCTCAAAAGGTGGACGGGATCGTCATGCTTCCGTTAAAAGAACTTGGTCAATTGTTTGGCAAGAAAGTATCCTATGACGAGAAAAGCAATACCGTTTCGGTAGACAATATTTCGGGAGTTACGATAGGCGAATCCGAGGATAAAACCGTTCATATTACAGGGAACGAGACTGAAACGGGAACCTTTGACCAACTTCAAATCCAGACTCCTGTATTTAGCCGCAGTATACCTGGATACAATGTAACGAATCCCTCTTACGCACCGTTCATTGCTACGCAAGATCTGGATGGAGATGGGAAAAAGGAAATCGTCATTATTCTGACCACCGGGTATGGTACCGGAGTTTACCAGTCCAATGTTCTTGTGTATACTGCTGAGGGAGACTTGATTCCTGTCGAAGATGCCAATACGGTGTTTTTAAAGCAGTTTAGTGGCAATTATACCGCGAAGGGGCTTGAAATAACGCTTCAAGCGAATCATTATACCATTCCCTCGGAGCTTCTGATGACTGAAAAAGAATATCTTGGCGATAAGCCGGGCATCGGTGGTATAATGCGGTATACTGTAGAGGATGGAGTATTAACCGCTACAACGGCAGTTCAGGTTTCTCCTGCGGAATTTGTGGGTGATATACATCTGAAATATTCTTTTAAAAATGGCTTATTCCAAGCCGAAAATGCAACCTTTGAATTATATCCGGAATATCGTTCTTAA
- a CDS encoding ComEC/Rec2 family competence protein codes for MKTSKSTYTMIISMLAAICIFTFSGCSIGSVPDTGKSDSVDGKKLKVYFLDVGQGASQLLVTPSGKTMLIDAGNNDKEQTMLDYMKKYRISKLDVVIGTHPDADHIGGLDKVIDHIPVTTIYMPKVQSNTKTFESLLQSIKNKGLKVKTAKAGLSWDLDNQVHVEMLAPKGTYEDTNNMSAVVKITYGKNSFLLTGDAEAESEKAMLASGADVQADVMLVGHHGSNSSTTLKFLKAVNPKYAVIQVGKDNTYGHPKSTVLSRLQKQGVEVYRNDKQGTIEITSDGNSLHIVTER; via the coding sequence ATGAAAACATCTAAGAGTACATACACAATGATTATTTCCATGCTTGCGGCAATATGTATATTCACTTTTTCAGGCTGCAGCATAGGAAGTGTCCCGGATACCGGAAAATCGGATTCAGTGGACGGAAAGAAGTTAAAGGTATATTTTCTGGATGTGGGGCAGGGTGCTTCGCAGCTTTTGGTCACTCCTTCTGGGAAAACAATGCTGATCGACGCAGGCAATAATGACAAGGAACAAACGATGCTGGATTACATGAAAAAATACCGTATATCCAAGCTTGATGTTGTCATTGGAACGCATCCCGATGCGGACCATATCGGAGGTCTGGATAAGGTCATTGACCATATCCCGGTTACCACCATATATATGCCCAAGGTGCAATCCAATACGAAAACCTTTGAATCCCTGTTGCAGTCGATTAAGAACAAAGGACTCAAAGTCAAGACGGCCAAAGCAGGTTTATCCTGGGATTTGGATAATCAGGTGCATGTGGAAATGCTTGCTCCAAAGGGTACCTACGAGGATACGAATAATATGAGCGCTGTGGTTAAGATTACCTATGGCAAAAATTCATTTCTGCTGACAGGTGATGCTGAAGCTGAAAGTGAAAAAGCAATGCTCGCTTCGGGTGCGGATGTGCAGGCAGATGTCATGCTGGTGGGCCATCATGGCTCTAACTCATCCACAACCTTGAAATTTTTGAAAGCAGTAAATCCTAAATATGCAGTTATTCAGGTAGGTAAAGATAATACCTATGGTCATCCCAAAAGTACGGTGTTAAGTCGTTTGCAAAAGCAGGGGGTCGAGGTTTACCGTAACGACAAACAGGGAACCATTGAAATTACATCGGACGGGAATTCACTTCATATTGTCACAGAAAGGTGA
- a CDS encoding DUF3006 domain-containing protein yields MKGHKGYVEGFEEEYCKIEIDGSVEYIPKIKVASDVKQGDVVEWNGDKWLPNPELTRTRSEEIKKMMDDVWED; encoded by the coding sequence GTGAAAGGGCATAAAGGATATGTCGAAGGATTTGAAGAAGAGTACTGCAAGATTGAAATTGACGGAAGCGTAGAATACATTCCGAAAATCAAAGTTGCTTCCGATGTGAAGCAGGGCGATGTTGTGGAGTGGAATGGAGATAAGTGGCTCCCTAACCCCGAACTAACGCGTACACGCAGCGAAGAAATCAAAAAAATGATGGATGATGTGTGGGAAGATTAA
- a CDS encoding cupredoxin domain-containing protein, whose amino-acid sequence MKKKLFSLIAVAALSATVLAACGNDDSSSSSASDSSSTAGGATKEITVNAKSFEFTPSEIKVKKGDKVKLTFKNTEGAHGLEIPEYNVNLQKDGTAEFTADKAGSFDFDCSVMCGAGHDNMTGKLIVEE is encoded by the coding sequence ATGAAAAAGAAATTATTTTCTCTGATCGCTGTCGCTGCTCTTTCTGCAACCGTTCTTGCTGCATGCGGCAACGATGATTCCAGTTCCAGCAGCGCATCTGATTCTTCGTCTACTGCAGGCGGAGCTACAAAAGAAATCACTGTAAACGCAAAAAGCTTTGAGTTCACACCATCCGAAATCAAAGTGAAAAAAGGCGACAAAGTGAAGTTGACTTTCAAAAACACTGAAGGTGCGCATGGCCTTGAAATTCCCGAGTACAATGTGAACCTGCAAAAAGATGGCACAGCCGAATTTACTGCTGACAAAGCCGGTAGCTTTGACTTTGATTGCTCCGTAATGTGCGGTGCTGGTCACGATAACATGACTGGTAAATTGATCGTAGAGGAATAA
- a CDS encoding PQQ-binding-like beta-propeller repeat protein translates to MKHQMKLASAIIAATMLLSACGNAADDKKADDTKSQTDSTAKTTDSNTSTDSKDSAYGITSKLGDATAGNKKFENYPTWGYDLGNTRHVPYKGITADNAKDLGVIWSADFKKIDSSILNGNQSYPVVADGVVYVSVSGSQVFAFDALSGKQLWHWKPDEAQAANFKKAGIVANRGVAVAEGKVFMLTIDNNVVALDQKTGKLIKMEPISNTMPEVTLANGYYETTAPIYYKGNIYIGSSGGDNGARGFVMAYKASDLTPAWDSPFWTVPPKGQDWLAGNKYQGGGAVWCPVTIDEETGIMYFSVGNPAPDFYGEDRPGANPYTDSVVAVDAASGKLKWAKQEISHDLWDYDAAASPMLMNATVNGKQQKVVVEGGKSGQWWAWDAATGKVIYDGVPFAKIDHPKPTPEGVLVYPGTLGGENYAPETYDPESNFVLIPGIEAPNVLKSAKSTDEAYNDAYVGAKAFGTTMGAAPDNIKSYGTITAIDMNTGKVAYQNKTTDMMRGGFTSNSAGLAFYGELDGKMNAMDIKTGKLVWTFQTTGDNIGAAPSFFTVDGKDYFVQTTGGSKPQIMVFGLGGDKTQGHEGSADDSSAHSKK, encoded by the coding sequence GTGAAACATCAAATGAAATTAGCTAGTGCTATCATCGCTGCAACGATGTTGCTATCTGCTTGTGGAAACGCTGCAGATGATAAAAAGGCGGATGACACGAAATCACAAACCGATTCGACTGCAAAAACAACAGATTCCAACACCAGCACGGATTCGAAGGACAGCGCTTATGGAATTACTTCCAAACTGGGGGATGCGACTGCAGGAAACAAAAAGTTTGAAAACTATCCGACATGGGGTTATGATCTCGGCAATACACGCCATGTTCCATACAAAGGGATTACAGCGGACAATGCCAAGGATCTCGGCGTTATCTGGTCTGCTGATTTCAAGAAAATAGATAGTTCCATTTTGAACGGTAACCAAAGTTATCCTGTTGTAGCTGACGGTGTGGTATATGTATCGGTCAGCGGCAGCCAGGTGTTCGCCTTTGACGCGCTTAGCGGCAAGCAGCTGTGGCATTGGAAACCGGACGAAGCTCAAGCGGCTAATTTCAAAAAAGCGGGCATTGTTGCAAACCGTGGTGTAGCGGTAGCTGAAGGTAAAGTATTCATGCTGACCATCGACAACAACGTCGTTGCACTGGATCAAAAAACGGGCAAGCTGATTAAAATGGAGCCAATTTCCAATACGATGCCTGAAGTAACTCTCGCGAACGGCTACTATGAAACAACAGCTCCAATTTACTATAAAGGAAACATCTACATCGGCAGCAGCGGTGGCGATAACGGCGCACGCGGTTTCGTGATGGCTTACAAAGCCAGCGACCTGACTCCTGCCTGGGATTCCCCATTCTGGACTGTACCACCTAAAGGCCAAGATTGGCTCGCAGGCAACAAATACCAAGGTGGCGGCGCAGTATGGTGCCCTGTAACCATCGATGAAGAAACCGGAATCATGTACTTTTCCGTAGGTAACCCGGCTCCTGACTTCTATGGTGAGGACCGTCCTGGTGCGAACCCGTACACAGACTCTGTTGTTGCTGTTGATGCAGCTTCGGGCAAATTGAAATGGGCTAAGCAAGAAATCAGCCATGATCTTTGGGACTATGACGCAGCTGCTTCTCCAATGCTGATGAATGCAACGGTGAACGGCAAACAGCAAAAGGTTGTTGTTGAAGGCGGTAAATCCGGACAATGGTGGGCATGGGATGCTGCAACAGGCAAAGTCATCTATGACGGCGTACCTTTTGCAAAAATCGACCATCCAAAACCAACTCCTGAAGGCGTTCTGGTATACCCAGGCACACTTGGTGGCGAAAACTATGCGCCAGAAACCTATGATCCAGAATCTAACTTTGTTCTGATCCCTGGTATCGAAGCACCAAATGTTCTTAAATCCGCAAAATCAACGGATGAAGCGTACAATGATGCTTACGTTGGAGCCAAAGCTTTTGGTACAACCATGGGAGCAGCTCCAGATAATATCAAGTCCTATGGCACAATTACCGCAATTGACATGAACACAGGTAAAGTGGCTTACCAAAACAAAACCACCGATATGATGAGAGGCGGTTTTACTAGCAATAGCGCCGGTCTTGCTTTCTATGGTGAACTTGACGGTAAAATGAACGCGATGGATATCAAAACTGGTAAACTCGTATGGACCTTCCAAACAACGGGTGACAACATCGGTGCTGCACCTTCCTTCTTTACTGTGGACGGCAAGGACTACTTTGTTCAAACGACAGGTGGTTCCAAACCGCAAATTATGGTCTTTGGTCTTGGCGGAGATAAAACGCAAGGTCATGAAGGCAGTGCTGACGACAGCAGCGCACACTCCAAGAAATAA
- a CDS encoding carboxypeptidase regulatory-like domain-containing protein — MRKISQLSILGVLAISLVGCGSGKEAADAKLNVDQTSFPVKQWSMDYSHTKPVKGKLMIGDKPVENAEVKVGNNNHTVITDKDGSFEMLVDQSLISTVNIKVTSLDKAKVDGKDIDKKESEKLLNAETPLQVYYPLKVQSTSVNAKDSSKVDVHIKAEMKDGEQWPVVHEDKYSIHGTVKDADNKPAENAVVWITRDGGEGFAKSTPTDKDGKYSMYYIPEDDEEISLEVGYNGVKYTLPPNKVYFFPDETSIETNITLPKDGTYIKDEPPTLVSKEAPGALYTGIMVGLDVSDDVKYQVTIPDEKGEFILTLPKEAWEKSPTFYETNFSRFIEKEIKPGDTMSSDQLQKPAAKDPTHIKAETPKS; from the coding sequence ATGCGTAAAATATCACAACTTTCCATTTTGGGAGTGCTTGCCATTTCACTAGTGGGTTGCGGCAGCGGTAAAGAAGCTGCTGATGCAAAGCTGAATGTTGACCAGACATCCTTTCCAGTCAAACAATGGAGCATGGATTATTCTCATACGAAACCTGTAAAGGGCAAGTTGATGATCGGTGATAAGCCGGTTGAAAACGCGGAAGTGAAGGTTGGTAACAATAATCACACTGTGATAACAGATAAAGACGGCTCTTTTGAAATGCTGGTTGATCAAAGCTTGATTTCAACGGTGAACATTAAGGTAACATCGCTCGATAAAGCTAAAGTCGATGGTAAGGATATCGATAAGAAGGAATCGGAGAAGCTGCTGAATGCAGAAACACCCCTCCAAGTGTACTATCCGCTAAAAGTGCAGAGTACGAGCGTGAATGCCAAAGATTCCAGCAAGGTAGATGTCCACATCAAAGCAGAGATGAAGGACGGCGAACAATGGCCGGTCGTTCATGAGGATAAATATAGCATTCATGGAACCGTAAAAGATGCGGATAACAAGCCGGCTGAAAATGCAGTGGTATGGATCACGCGTGACGGTGGTGAAGGCTTTGCCAAGTCCACACCGACAGATAAAGACGGAAAATACAGCATGTACTATATTCCGGAGGATGATGAAGAAATCAGTCTGGAAGTAGGCTACAATGGGGTTAAATATACCTTGCCTCCGAATAAGGTGTATTTCTTCCCGGATGAAACGAGTATCGAAACCAACATCACTTTGCCAAAAGACGGAACTTACATTAAGGATGAGCCGCCAACTCTTGTCAGTAAAGAGGCTCCAGGTGCACTGTATACCGGTATTATGGTTGGCTTGGATGTAAGCGATGATGTGAAGTATCAGGTGACGATACCAGATGAGAAGGGAGAATTCATCCTGACTCTACCGAAAGAAGCATGGGAAAAGTCACCGACATTCTATGAAACCAACTTCAGCCGGTTTATCGAGAAGGAAATCAAGCCTGGCGATACGATGTCATCGGACCAGCTGCAAAAGCCGGCTGCCAAAGATCCGACGCATATTAAGGCTGAAACTCCCAAATCTTAA
- a CDS encoding thymidine kinase → MNRGRITVITGPMFSEKSGELIRRCQKLVQYGRKKLVAYKPAEDQRYAKDEIVSRIGYRLPAISIPKHLTDELTAKIISETADADVVAFDEVQFFNKPILGIVEELAYRGKHVIVDGLNLDYRGKEFGFIGGLLAMADDIQQLTAFCAVCGSPEAVFTQRIVNGKPAPHGSIILIGDSDDYEPRCRNCFVPPHKVQ, encoded by the coding sequence GTGAATAGAGGACGGATTACCGTAATTACGGGACCTATGTTTAGTGAAAAATCAGGAGAACTGATCCGCAGATGCCAAAAGCTGGTTCAATACGGACGGAAAAAGCTGGTTGCCTACAAACCTGCTGAGGATCAGCGTTATGCGAAGGATGAAATCGTCAGCCGTATCGGTTACAGACTGCCGGCCATTTCCATCCCGAAGCATCTCACTGATGAGCTTACGGCTAAAATTATCAGCGAAACAGCCGATGCAGATGTGGTTGCTTTCGATGAGGTGCAATTCTTTAACAAACCGATCCTCGGAATTGTTGAAGAGCTGGCGTACCGCGGCAAGCATGTCATAGTAGACGGCTTGAATCTGGATTACAGAGGCAAAGAGTTTGGGTTTATCGGCGGACTGCTTGCTATGGCGGATGATATTCAGCAGCTGACCGCTTTTTGCGCGGTTTGCGGCAGCCCCGAGGCTGTCTTTACGCAGCGGATTGTCAACGGCAAACCCGCCCCGCACGGCTCGATCATCCTGATCGGCGATTCTGATGATTATGAACCTCGCTGCCGGAACTGCTTTGTTCCTCCCCACAAAGTTCAATAA
- a CDS encoding DUF2627 domain-containing protein codes for MKLMISRFIAILILVVPGLMAMTGFLFMKDAVFAFYSVHGDASISNPTFGWGHFILGLLLFLIGMSFLGGWILYRDRKRNYVGPRFKEKRKPKPPAQPTS; via the coding sequence ATGAAATTAATGATTTCCCGATTCATAGCCATTCTTATTCTTGTTGTGCCTGGACTGATGGCCATGACAGGTTTTTTATTTATGAAAGACGCCGTATTCGCGTTCTACTCGGTTCATGGTGATGCGAGCATATCCAATCCAACTTTTGGATGGGGCCATTTCATACTCGGCTTACTGTTGTTCCTGATCGGCATGAGCTTTCTTGGCGGATGGATTTTGTACCGGGACCGCAAACGGAATTATGTCGGACCAAGATTCAAGGAAAAGCGCAAACCCAAGCCTCCCGCACAGCCAACTTCATAA